One region of Streptomyces capillispiralis genomic DNA includes:
- a CDS encoding RNA polymerase sigma factor SigF — translation MSAEQGSSKVLTLAESETAPHALDALGPIDEGPALTATPAPELPDTAALDTRTLSRSLFLRLAALDEDSPERAYVRDTLIELNLPLVRYAAARFRSRNEPMEDIVQVGTIGLIKAIDRFDCERGVEFPTFAMPTVVGEIKRFFRDTSWSVRVPRRLQELRLALTKASDELSQKLDRSPTVTELAAVLGVSEEDVVDGLAVGNAYTASSLDSPAPEDDGGEGSLADRLGYEDTALEGVEYRESLKPLLAKLPPRERRIIMLRFFANMTQSQIGEEVGISQMHVSRLLTRTLAQLREGLISD, via the coding sequence ATGTCCGCAGAACAGGGCAGCTCGAAGGTGCTCACGCTCGCGGAGAGCGAAACAGCTCCCCATGCTCTCGACGCACTCGGCCCCATCGACGAAGGCCCGGCCCTCACGGCCACACCCGCTCCGGAACTCCCGGACACGGCGGCCCTCGACACCCGCACCCTGTCCCGCTCCCTGTTCCTGCGCCTCGCCGCGCTCGACGAGGACAGCCCCGAGCGTGCCTACGTCCGGGACACCCTGATCGAACTCAACCTCCCGCTGGTGCGGTACGCGGCGGCCCGGTTCCGCTCGCGCAACGAGCCGATGGAGGACATCGTCCAGGTCGGCACCATCGGGCTGATCAAGGCGATCGACCGCTTCGACTGCGAACGGGGCGTCGAGTTCCCGACGTTCGCGATGCCGACGGTGGTCGGTGAGATCAAGCGGTTCTTCCGCGACACCTCGTGGTCGGTGCGGGTGCCGCGCCGGCTGCAGGAGCTGCGCCTGGCGCTGACGAAGGCCAGCGACGAGCTCTCCCAGAAGCTGGACCGCTCGCCGACGGTCACCGAACTCGCCGCCGTGCTGGGCGTGTCGGAGGAGGACGTCGTCGACGGCCTCGCGGTCGGCAACGCGTACACGGCGTCCTCGCTGGACTCCCCCGCCCCCGAGGACGACGGCGGCGAGGGCTCGCTCGCGGACCGCCTCGGCTACGAGGACACGGCACTGGAGGGCGTGGAGTACCGCGAGTCCCTCAAGCCGCTGCTCGCCAAGCTGCCGCCCCGGGAGCGGCGCATCATCATGCTGCGCTTCTTCGCCAACATGACCCAGTCGCAGATCGGCGAGGAGGTCGGCATCTCCCAGATGCACGTCTCGCGGCTGCTCACGCGGACGCTCGCGCAGCTGCGCGAGGGCCTCATCTCGGACTGA